In Bombus huntii isolate Logan2020A chromosome 3, iyBomHunt1.1, whole genome shotgun sequence, a single genomic region encodes these proteins:
- the LOC126863838 gene encoding uncharacterized protein LOC126863838 isoform X4 — protein sequence MIPLADVEVREKMSIVPVANRSFLHGDRKPSPTSEKILYATLDSLALKRATLPLQLLPINDDSNATTKATNESMKQGKIHTEMIAKRSSFKVDATCPSSKQHAKYLVVASPLSSSSSSSSSSKPDSQETRLKVTAIEPNLKKDIACLQRNWTNNSDIEDTLIRDSASETDIFEETYAGEIARNSSYCCYIANDVAASSTNDKNESPSDDYEKIESVIGTDACCNFQAEANDDEESLENEEDTSCTKNVFVKSKSTNDLASKSYSDMRLSLDGQSLVGTFSDGKLAKSLLFSNEFPNCGKKKKHFAKNVLHFVPEYLVKGQKGKRKQKEKGIPSRSLNSLKISSSVDTKIGINSNGRYRSKSLSREELKYLKISSPTNFVHIASATNPNLVSNENTIRFSLGQVVITHEQKCATLPLLVATNYENSMAEKRSGQSSSSIVAESTSFDATSSVVDKSNEKAKRRNDGFNVETLKRQLLSELQTRSAKLLELSQQVKTDEYRANIREGSDTTYELAYEPCTELPANSSFLWSNRTKNFLLENTRTIPNENTENIEDAVGEVYDDVGPLNLNNQEDDYDDVGTPDALHVTENRISESSTAFQDSDDIYDDVMGPSCAVNDFKDNEIEICDNEAKQESSELFVTNEYSSVDENIDVSNNDQDVYDDVGLPSEERVNSLYTGSTIGSILGSSWMCGKESEWEDLEDSTMIGLSQFANKYYTSFSLDEKRIETQVVSSRKRSGQRWSRMMRKQRSRISKKDFNSSSKPCESTLRDDTSDDSTYESLHSFQPDDFCTDSEAETTTDETTREREYESTETEQKIPIDSDRLVIAYLEAPTRPNPPPPREVSLTRTLGKRIKMLRRTWSITKGSLGRMRKRTTVDDGHSCDESKEFSNDHSNLDGGRYFSFARHFKRTVTGPFSTFYLNGYIDSANGDNDLSTSKNSSEEPMYSNTNDEMDHYSVLVDQEPLYQFYAAAAARIASDFSSDDYEEVEGMIPSRSTTDLAKPGHRTLWCQTPQVINNGLLQRLSTEEKKVQEAKFEILTSEASYLNSLRVLKNEFLNEPSLDEILTPFEKDKLFGGIPSVLQASEQFLAELEAVWRYDPMLHGLPDVLLKYTDKCLDIYVAYCSNQVSIDTTLKDLRTRKGSKFIETISQIEARSTCQSLSLHSFLMLPMQRITSM from the exons ATGATACCACTGGCTGACGTTGAAGTAAGAGAAAAGATGAGTATTGTACCAGTTGCGAATAGGAGTTTTCTCCACGGAGACCGGAAACCATCTCCAACTTCGGAGAAAATTCTTTACGCGACTCTCGATAGTCTGGCTCTGAAGAGAGCGACGTTACCTTTGCAATTGTTACCTATCAACGATGATAGCAACGCTACGACCAAAGCAACGAACGAGTCGATGAAGCAGGGGAAAATTCATACTGAGATGATTGCCAAGAGATCCAGCTTCAAG GTCGACGCGACGTGTCCTTCATCGAAGCAACATGCAAAATACCTTGTGGTTGCATCgccgttgtcgtcgtcgtcgtcgtcgtcttcgtCGTCGAAGCCAGACTCGCAAGAAACGCGGTTGAAAGTCACCGCGATCGAACCTAATCTAAAAAAAGATATCGCCTGTTTGCAACGCAATTGGACCAATAACAGCGATATCGAGGATACTTTGATAAGAGATAGCGCGTCGGAGACTGATATTTTCGAGGAAACCTATGCCGGAGAAATTGCACGTAATTCCAGTTATTGTTGTTATATCGCGAACGATGTAGCAGCGAGTTCCACGAACGACAAAAATGAATCTCCATCGGACGATTATGAGAAAATAGAATCGGTGATCGGTACGGACGCGTGTTGCAACTTTCAGGCAGAAGCGAACGATGACGAAGAGAGTCTCGAGAACGAGGAAGATACTTCGTGCACGAAAAATGTATTTGTCAAATCTAAATCTACCAATGATTTAGCTAGCAAGAGTTATTCGGACATGAGACTATCCTTAGACGGACAGTCTTTAGTGGGAACGTTTTCGGATGGAAAGTTAGCGAAAAGTTTGCTCTTTAGCAACGAATTTCCAAACTGcgggaaaaagaagaaacattttGCGAAAAATGTGTTGCATTTCGTACCGGAATATCTGGTAAAGGGACAAAAAGGGAAGAGAAAGCAGAAGGAAAAAGGTATTCCGAGTCGATCGTTGAACTCTCTGAAAATTTCATCATCGGTAGATACAAAGATAGGGATAAATTCCAACGGCAGATACAGATCGAAAAGTCTTTCTCGGGAGGAAttgaaatatctaaaaatttcTTCGCCGACGAATTTTGTTCATATCGCGTCCGCCACGAATCCGAATCTGGTTTCGAACGAAAACACGATCAGATTTAGTTTGGGGCAAGTGGTAATTACACACGAGCAAAAGTGCGCCACCTTACCTCTTCTCGTTGCAACGAACTACGAAAATTCAATGGCCGAAAAACGAAGCGGCCaatcgtcgtcgtcgatcgTCGCAGAGTCGACTTCTTTCGATGCAACGTCGTCGGTCGTTGATAAATCAAATGAGAAAGCCAAAC gAAGAAACGACGGGTTCAATGTTGAAACCCTAAAACGCCAATTATTATCCGAGTTGCAAACGCGTTCGGCAAAACTATTGGAGTTAAGCCAGCAGGTGAAAACGGACGAATATCGGGCAAATATACGCGAGGGGAGTGACACAACGTACGAACTAGCGTATGAGCCGTGTACCGAATTACCTGCCAATTCCAGTTTTCTCTGGAGCAATCGGACTAAGAATTTCCTTCTGGAGAATACGCGGACGATCCCCAATGAAAATACCGAAAACATCGAAGACGCCGTAGGTGAAGTATACGACGACGTTGGACCTCTGAATCTTAACAACCAG GAGGACGATTACGACGATGTGGGCACGCCTGATGCATTACACGTTACTGAGAATCGTATCAGCGAATCTTCGACTGCTTTCCAAGATTCCGATGATATTTACGACGACGTTATGGGTCCGAGTTGCGCAGTAAACGATTTTAAGGACAACGAGATCGAAATTTGCGATAACGAAGCGAAGCAAGAAAGCAGCGAACTATTCGTCACTAACGAATATTCTAGCGTAGACGAAAATATCGATGTATCAAATAACGACCAAGATGTATATGATGACGTCGGTTTACCGAGCGAAGAGCGAGTCAATAGCCTTTATACCGGCTCTACGATAGGTTCGATCTTGGGATCGAGTTGGATGTGCGGCAAAGAATCCGAGTGGGAGGATTTAGAGGATTCGACAATGATCGGGCTATCTCAATTTGCAAACAAATACTACACGTC TTTTTCTCTTGATGAAAAAAGGATAGAGACGCAAGTCGTTTCGAGTAGAAAAAGGTCGGGTCAGAGATGGTCCCGGATGATGAGAAAACAACGATCCAGAATATCAAAGAAAGACTTCAATTCGTCGTCGAAGCCATGCGAGTCTACGCTTCGTG ACGATACATCCGATGACAGCACGTACGAGAGTCTCCATTCCTTCCAGCCGGACGACTTCTGCACAGATTCGGAAGCGGAGACGACAACCGACGAGACGACAAGGGAACGAGaatacgaaagtaccgaaacaGAACAAAAGATTCCGATAGATTCCGATCGATTAGTGATCGCGTATTTGGAAGCACCCACAAGACCGAATCCTCCACCACCGCGCGAAGTTAGTCTGACTCGAACTCTTGGTAAAAGAATAAAGATGCTTCGAAGGACATGGAGTATTACCAAAGGAAGTCTGGGCCGCATGCGAAAGAGAACCACGGTTGACGACGGTCATTCTTGCGACGAAAGTAAGGAATTCTCCAACGATCATTCGAATTTAGACGGTGGAAGATATTTTAGTTTTGCCAGACATTTTAAAAGAACCGTTACCGGACCTTTTTCAACCTTTTACTTAAATGGTTACATCGATTCCGCGAATGGCGATAACGATCTCTCAACGTCCAAAAATTCAAGCGAGGAACCAATGTATAGCAATACCAATGACGAGATGG ACCACTACAGCGTACTCGTCGATCAAGAACCACTCTATCAATTTTATGCAGCAGCTGCTGCTAGGATCGCGTCCGATTTCAGCTCAGACGATTACGAGGAG GTCGAGGGTATGATCCCGTCGCGATCTACTACGGATTTGGCAAAACCGGGACATAGAACGTTGTGGTGTCAAACACCACAAGTCATAAATAATGGTCTTTTAC AACGACTAAGTACGGAGGAGAAGAAGGTTCAAGAAGCGAAATTCGAGATTCTTACTTCAGAAGCGTCCTATTTGAATTCTCTACGTGTCCTAAAAAACGAATTTCTCAACGAACCCTCActcgatgaaattttaacTCCGTTCGAGAAAGATAAACTGTTCGGCGGTATTCCTAGCGTATTGCAAGCATCGGAACAGTTTTTAGCTGAACTAGAAGCTGTATGGAGATACGATCCCATGTTGCACGGTTTGCCAGACGTGTTGCTTAAATATACCGACAAATGTTTAGATATTTACGTAGCGTATTGTTCTAATCAAGTTAGCATAGATACGACTCTTAAAGATTTAAG aACACGAAAAGGttcaaaatttatagaaaCCATATCGCAAATAGAAGCTCGTTCGACTTGTCAAAGTTTGTCGTTGCACTCATTTTTAATGTTACCAATGCAGCGAATAACGAG tatgtGA
- the LOC126863838 gene encoding uncharacterized protein LOC126863838 isoform X2, with protein MIPLADVEVREKMSIVPVANRSFLHGDRKPSPTSEKILYATLDSLALKRATLPLQLLPINDDSNATTKATNESMKQGKIHTEMIAKRSSFKVDATCPSSKQHAKYLVVASPLSSSSSSSSSSKPDSQETRLKVTAIEPNLKKDIACLQRNWTNNSDIEDTLIRDSASETDIFEETYAGEIARNSSYCCYIANDVAASSTNDKNESPSDDYEKIESVIGTDACCNFQAEANDDEESLENEEDTSCTKNVFVKSKSTNDLASKSYSDMRLSLDGQSLVGTFSDGKLAKSLLFSNEFPNCGKKKKHFAKNVLHFVPEYLVKGQKGKRKQKEKGIPSRSLNSLKISSSVDTKIGINSNGRYRSKSLSREELKYLKISSPTNFVHIASATNPNLVSNENTIRFSLGQVVITHEQKCATLPLLVATNYENSMAEKRSGQSSSSIVAESTSFDATSSVVDKSNEKAKRRNDGFNVETLKRQLLSELQTRSAKLLELSQQVKTDEYRANIREGSDTTYELAYEPCTELPANSSFLWSNRTKNFLLENTRTIPNENTENIEDAVGEVYDDVGPLNLNNQEDDYDDVGTPDALHVTENRISESSTAFQDSDDIYDDVMGPSCAVNDFKDNEIEICDNEAKQESSELFVTNEYSSVDENIDVSNNDQDVYDDVGLPSEERVNSLYTGSTIGSILGSSWMCGKESEWEDLEDSTMIGLSQFANKYYTSIETQVVSSRKRSGQRWSRMMRKQRSRISKKDFNSSSKPCESTLRDDTSDDSTYESLHSFQPDDFCTDSEAETTTDETTREREYESTETEQKIPIDSDRLVIAYLEAPTRPNPPPPREVSLTRTLGKRIKMLRRTWSITKGSLGRMRKRTTVDDGHSCDESKEFSNDHSNLDGGRYFSFARHFKRTVTGPFSTFYLNGYIDSANGDNDLSTSKNSSEEPMYSNTNDEMDHYSVLVDQEPLYQFYAAAAARIASDFSSDDYEEVEGMIPSRSTTDLAKPGHRTLWCQTPQVINNGLLQRLSTEEKKVQEAKFEILTSEASYLNSLRVLKNEFLNEPSLDEILTPFEKDKLFGGIPSVLQASEQFLAELEAVWRYDPMLHGLPDVLLKYTDKCLDIYVAYCSNQVSIDTTLKDLRTRKGSKFIETISQIEARSTCQSLSLHSFLMLPMQRITRLPLLADAVLSKLPVECEDRSHWEKVLSSLSYVVAECNEGASTAAKEIEMENLIRKLEYSAKIKPIVLKGKHLVKSGPTVQLSTKADAEYKLTFGKRFNKTPLYLLLLTDLLLVAKQKSNTHDEMYTVIDTCKRSLIALEPVPEDSPFAGRNAMLLTLLENYSGHQIEYILTCESDTERQRWLEAVSSSKRGLPEETLYEVWDCPQVVALYYYSPNQPDELSLHPGDIINVFRKMSDGWYQGGKLLNGEQGWFPGNYTKEVASEHVRAKNLKQRHRFLTLSGNALQRRAKQQSATH; from the exons ATGATACCACTGGCTGACGTTGAAGTAAGAGAAAAGATGAGTATTGTACCAGTTGCGAATAGGAGTTTTCTCCACGGAGACCGGAAACCATCTCCAACTTCGGAGAAAATTCTTTACGCGACTCTCGATAGTCTGGCTCTGAAGAGAGCGACGTTACCTTTGCAATTGTTACCTATCAACGATGATAGCAACGCTACGACCAAAGCAACGAACGAGTCGATGAAGCAGGGGAAAATTCATACTGAGATGATTGCCAAGAGATCCAGCTTCAAG GTCGACGCGACGTGTCCTTCATCGAAGCAACATGCAAAATACCTTGTGGTTGCATCgccgttgtcgtcgtcgtcgtcgtcgtcttcgtCGTCGAAGCCAGACTCGCAAGAAACGCGGTTGAAAGTCACCGCGATCGAACCTAATCTAAAAAAAGATATCGCCTGTTTGCAACGCAATTGGACCAATAACAGCGATATCGAGGATACTTTGATAAGAGATAGCGCGTCGGAGACTGATATTTTCGAGGAAACCTATGCCGGAGAAATTGCACGTAATTCCAGTTATTGTTGTTATATCGCGAACGATGTAGCAGCGAGTTCCACGAACGACAAAAATGAATCTCCATCGGACGATTATGAGAAAATAGAATCGGTGATCGGTACGGACGCGTGTTGCAACTTTCAGGCAGAAGCGAACGATGACGAAGAGAGTCTCGAGAACGAGGAAGATACTTCGTGCACGAAAAATGTATTTGTCAAATCTAAATCTACCAATGATTTAGCTAGCAAGAGTTATTCGGACATGAGACTATCCTTAGACGGACAGTCTTTAGTGGGAACGTTTTCGGATGGAAAGTTAGCGAAAAGTTTGCTCTTTAGCAACGAATTTCCAAACTGcgggaaaaagaagaaacattttGCGAAAAATGTGTTGCATTTCGTACCGGAATATCTGGTAAAGGGACAAAAAGGGAAGAGAAAGCAGAAGGAAAAAGGTATTCCGAGTCGATCGTTGAACTCTCTGAAAATTTCATCATCGGTAGATACAAAGATAGGGATAAATTCCAACGGCAGATACAGATCGAAAAGTCTTTCTCGGGAGGAAttgaaatatctaaaaatttcTTCGCCGACGAATTTTGTTCATATCGCGTCCGCCACGAATCCGAATCTGGTTTCGAACGAAAACACGATCAGATTTAGTTTGGGGCAAGTGGTAATTACACACGAGCAAAAGTGCGCCACCTTACCTCTTCTCGTTGCAACGAACTACGAAAATTCAATGGCCGAAAAACGAAGCGGCCaatcgtcgtcgtcgatcgTCGCAGAGTCGACTTCTTTCGATGCAACGTCGTCGGTCGTTGATAAATCAAATGAGAAAGCCAAAC gAAGAAACGACGGGTTCAATGTTGAAACCCTAAAACGCCAATTATTATCCGAGTTGCAAACGCGTTCGGCAAAACTATTGGAGTTAAGCCAGCAGGTGAAAACGGACGAATATCGGGCAAATATACGCGAGGGGAGTGACACAACGTACGAACTAGCGTATGAGCCGTGTACCGAATTACCTGCCAATTCCAGTTTTCTCTGGAGCAATCGGACTAAGAATTTCCTTCTGGAGAATACGCGGACGATCCCCAATGAAAATACCGAAAACATCGAAGACGCCGTAGGTGAAGTATACGACGACGTTGGACCTCTGAATCTTAACAACCAG GAGGACGATTACGACGATGTGGGCACGCCTGATGCATTACACGTTACTGAGAATCGTATCAGCGAATCTTCGACTGCTTTCCAAGATTCCGATGATATTTACGACGACGTTATGGGTCCGAGTTGCGCAGTAAACGATTTTAAGGACAACGAGATCGAAATTTGCGATAACGAAGCGAAGCAAGAAAGCAGCGAACTATTCGTCACTAACGAATATTCTAGCGTAGACGAAAATATCGATGTATCAAATAACGACCAAGATGTATATGATGACGTCGGTTTACCGAGCGAAGAGCGAGTCAATAGCCTTTATACCGGCTCTACGATAGGTTCGATCTTGGGATCGAGTTGGATGTGCGGCAAAGAATCCGAGTGGGAGGATTTAGAGGATTCGACAATGATCGGGCTATCTCAATTTGCAAACAAATACTACACGTC GATAGAGACGCAAGTCGTTTCGAGTAGAAAAAGGTCGGGTCAGAGATGGTCCCGGATGATGAGAAAACAACGATCCAGAATATCAAAGAAAGACTTCAATTCGTCGTCGAAGCCATGCGAGTCTACGCTTCGTG ACGATACATCCGATGACAGCACGTACGAGAGTCTCCATTCCTTCCAGCCGGACGACTTCTGCACAGATTCGGAAGCGGAGACGACAACCGACGAGACGACAAGGGAACGAGaatacgaaagtaccgaaacaGAACAAAAGATTCCGATAGATTCCGATCGATTAGTGATCGCGTATTTGGAAGCACCCACAAGACCGAATCCTCCACCACCGCGCGAAGTTAGTCTGACTCGAACTCTTGGTAAAAGAATAAAGATGCTTCGAAGGACATGGAGTATTACCAAAGGAAGTCTGGGCCGCATGCGAAAGAGAACCACGGTTGACGACGGTCATTCTTGCGACGAAAGTAAGGAATTCTCCAACGATCATTCGAATTTAGACGGTGGAAGATATTTTAGTTTTGCCAGACATTTTAAAAGAACCGTTACCGGACCTTTTTCAACCTTTTACTTAAATGGTTACATCGATTCCGCGAATGGCGATAACGATCTCTCAACGTCCAAAAATTCAAGCGAGGAACCAATGTATAGCAATACCAATGACGAGATGG ACCACTACAGCGTACTCGTCGATCAAGAACCACTCTATCAATTTTATGCAGCAGCTGCTGCTAGGATCGCGTCCGATTTCAGCTCAGACGATTACGAGGAG GTCGAGGGTATGATCCCGTCGCGATCTACTACGGATTTGGCAAAACCGGGACATAGAACGTTGTGGTGTCAAACACCACAAGTCATAAATAATGGTCTTTTAC AACGACTAAGTACGGAGGAGAAGAAGGTTCAAGAAGCGAAATTCGAGATTCTTACTTCAGAAGCGTCCTATTTGAATTCTCTACGTGTCCTAAAAAACGAATTTCTCAACGAACCCTCActcgatgaaattttaacTCCGTTCGAGAAAGATAAACTGTTCGGCGGTATTCCTAGCGTATTGCAAGCATCGGAACAGTTTTTAGCTGAACTAGAAGCTGTATGGAGATACGATCCCATGTTGCACGGTTTGCCAGACGTGTTGCTTAAATATACCGACAAATGTTTAGATATTTACGTAGCGTATTGTTCTAATCAAGTTAGCATAGATACGACTCTTAAAGATTTAAG aACACGAAAAGGttcaaaatttatagaaaCCATATCGCAAATAGAAGCTCGTTCGACTTGTCAAAGTTTGTCGTTGCACTCATTTTTAATGTTACCAATGCAGCGAATAACGAG GCTTCCTTTATTGGCCGATGCGGTTCTCTCTAAACTGCCAGTAGAATGTGAAGATAGATCACATTGGGAAAAAGTTTTGTCGAGTTTAAGTTACGTCGTTGCTGAATGTAACGAAGGCGCCAGTACCGCAGCGAAAGAAAtcgaaatggaaaatttaatacG aAAATTGGAATATTCCGCAAAAATTAAACCAATTGTATTAAAAGGGAAACATTTGGTTAAAAGTGGACCAACCGTACAACTATCGACAAAAGCCGATGCGGAATATAAACTCACGTTTGGAAAAAGATTTAACAAGACGCcactttatttattattgctcACGGATCTTCTTCTAGTCGCAAAACAGAAATCTAA TACTCACGACGAAATGTACACCGTTATAGATACTTGTAAGAGAAGTTTAATCGCTTTAGAACCAGTTCCTGAAGACTCGCCATTTGCTGGACGCAATGCGATGCTGTTGACGCTCTTAGAAAATTATTCTGGACATCAGatcgaatatatattaacgtGTGAAAGCGACACAGAAAGACAAAGATGGCTGGAAGCAGTTTCATCCTCGAAACGCGGATTGCCAGAAGAAACTCTTTACGAAGTGTGGGATTGTCCTCAAGTAGTAGCTTTATATTATTACTCTCCAAATCAACCGGACGAATTGTCATTGCATCCag GTGATATTATAAACGTGTTTAGGAAAATGTCAGATGGGTGGTATCAAGGAGGAAAATTGTTAAATGGTGAACAGGGCTGGTTTCCTGGAAATTATACGAAAGAAGTAGCTTCAGAACATGTTCGTGCAAAAAACCTTAAACAGAGACATCGTTTTCTTACACTAAGCGGAAACGCATTACAACGAAGAGCAAAACAACAATCAGCGACTCATTAA